The following is a genomic window from Candidatus Methylomirabilota bacterium.
CGAGCATCCCGGCGAGCGCCCCGAGCGCCGAGGCGAGCTGCGGCAGGCTCACCACGATCCGGCCCAGGACGAGGCGCCCCGAGACCGCGGAGGCTCCCACCGCGTGGTAGTCGGCGCCCCACACGAACTGCGCCGTGCCCTGCAGGGCGATCATCAGGCCGAAGGTCGCGAAGATCTGCGCGTGGCCGGGCCCGCGCATGACCCGGCGGATCAGCGTGGAATACGTCAGCCGGCCGATGGCGAAGAGCAGCAGCACGGTCAGCGGCAGCGCCGCCAGCGGGTCGATGCCGCCCCGAGCGTACAGGAAGAAGGTGGCGTACATCGCCAGCATCAGGAACTCGCCGTGGGCGAAGTTGACGATGTTCATGACGCCGTAGATGAGGGTCAGACCGCTGGCGATCAGGCTCAGCGTGAATCCGATGAGGAGACCGTTGATGAGGACCTGGAGCAGGATCTCGGTCGGCGTCACGGACGAGGACCCCGGGCCCGGCCGGATCGCCCCGGCCGGACCCGGATCGCGGTGGCGGCTACTTCCAGGCCGGCCGTGGCCAGATCAGATCGGCGGACGCTCCCTCGAACGGCCAGACGAGCCTCGGGTTCTGCGCCTGGTTCTGCACGATGATGCCCCGGCTCATCGTGTTCTGGCCCTTGGCGTCGAACTTGATACCGGGCCACGGCATGATGATCTGATCGGCGCTCAGGTTGGTCTCGGTGAGAGCCTTGCGGATCCCCTCCGGCTGGGTGGACCCGGCCCGGTTGATCGCGTCGAGGAGCACCATGATCCCCGTGAAGGCCCGGGCGGGCGTCCCGTCCATCTCCTTGGAGAACCGCTGCTTGTAGAGATCGTTGACGGCCCGGATGACCGGCTTCGTCTTGCCCAGGTCGCGCGACCAGTGCTCCCGGGCGAGGAAGTAGTTGGAGTCGTCCTTCAGCGCCTCGCGGAATTTGGAGGACACGAACCCGGCGCCGTGGGTCAGCGTGCCCTGGGGATTGAAGCCCAGGAGCTTGTAGGTCTTGGTCAGGAGGATCGCCTCGCCCTCGTAGCACGCGTGCAACACCACGTCGGGCTTGGCGGTCAGCAGCCGCTGGACCTCGCTGGTCAGGTCGGTGGTGCCGTTGGCGTAGGCGATGTCGGCCACCAGGGTGAACTGGGGGTACTCGGCGAAGTACTTCTTGGCCGACTTGGCGAGCTCCTCGCCCCACAGCGTGTTCTCGTGGATGATGGCGATCGTCTTGACCTTTGCCCGGCCGCGCTTGTTCAGGTCGGCGAGGAAGTCGAAGTAGTCCTTGGCCTGCGTGAAGGAGCTGGGCGTGGTGCGGAAGAACCACTTGAACCCGCGCTCGGTGAGGTTGCTCGCCTCCGACTCGCCCGTCACGTACGGGATGCCGTAGCGCTCCGCCACCTGACTCGAGGTCGCCGCCACCGAGCTGTAGTAGGCGCCCACGATCGCCGCCACCTTCTCGCGGGTGATCAGG
Proteins encoded in this region:
- a CDS encoding branched-chain amino acid ABC transporter permease, which encodes MTPTEILLQVLINGLLIGFTLSLIASGLTLIYGVMNIVNFAHGEFLMLAMYATFFLYARGGIDPLAALPLTVLLLFAIGRLTYSTLIRRVMRGPGHAQIFATFGLMIALQGTAQFVWGADYHAVGASAVSGRLVLGRIVVSLPQLASALGALAGMLALWLLLERTTLGRALRATAQDRDAAALLGINTERIYGLAWGIGAACVGVAGTLLATHYYIVPRVGAVFALVAFATVALGGFGSIGGAFVAGITIGVVEVAAGYFVTSLYKYVFVYGIYLLVVVLRPAGLLGRW
- a CDS encoding ABC transporter substrate-binding protein, translating into MPKHLAIVVILCLFALLTAGGAPSAQTPEVKIGAIFPLSGPAAKSGEDTVNALRLAVEIVNGKFDLPLPLAKTEGLPRLGGAKVKLTVTDHQGQPEVGAADAERLITREKVAAIVGAYYSSVAATSSQVAERYGIPYVTGESEASNLTERGFKWFFRTTPSSFTQAKDYFDFLADLNKRGRAKVKTIAIIHENTLWGEELAKSAKKYFAEYPQFTLVADIAYANGTTDLTSEVQRLLTAKPDVVLHACYEGEAILLTKTYKLLGFNPQGTLTHGAGFVSSKFREALKDDSNYFLAREHWSRDLGKTKPVIRAVNDLYKQRFSKEMDGTPARAFTGIMVLLDAINRAGSTQPEGIRKALTETNLSADQIIMPWPGIKFDAKGQNTMSRGIIVQNQAQNPRLVWPFEGASADLIWPRPAWK